One segment of Anatilimnocola aggregata DNA contains the following:
- a CDS encoding Rpn family recombination-promoting nuclease/putative transposase has product MPPGIDPKVDFAFKRMLGSPEHPAVTIHFLNSVLQLTDPVTDVEILNPIQDKAHFSAKQAVLDVLARDNRGRRLNIEMQTTLPEALCERLTYYNCLNYVRQIKHGEEYEHLRPTISICVLDKVLFRAVNLYHLSFRLHCDQTDLVFSNDLEFHTLELPKFQPASNNVGAMSPVDKWAFLLKYAPEMELDALANLLGDAAFYEAIGVLVMISKSEEELILYESRVKAARDEQARLRHAQNEGRE; this is encoded by the coding sequence ATGCCGCCCGGAATCGATCCGAAAGTGGATTTCGCCTTCAAGCGGATGCTGGGAAGTCCTGAGCATCCCGCGGTCACGATTCATTTCCTCAACTCGGTGCTCCAACTTACCGATCCAGTCACGGATGTTGAAATACTCAATCCGATTCAAGACAAGGCTCACTTTTCGGCTAAGCAAGCAGTGTTAGACGTTCTCGCCCGAGACAATCGCGGTCGACGGTTGAATATCGAGATGCAAACGACGCTTCCCGAAGCTCTGTGCGAGCGGCTGACCTATTACAATTGCTTGAACTACGTCCGACAAATCAAGCATGGCGAGGAATACGAGCATCTTCGTCCGACAATCAGCATCTGCGTACTCGACAAGGTGCTGTTTCGTGCGGTGAACCTGTACCACCTTAGCTTTCGCCTTCATTGCGATCAGACCGATTTGGTGTTCAGCAATGATCTCGAGTTCCACACACTGGAGTTGCCGAAGTTTCAGCCAGCGAGCAATAATGTAGGTGCGATGTCGCCGGTCGATAAGTGGGCATTTCTGCTGAAGTATGCTCCCGAGATGGAACTAGATGCCTTGGCAAACTTGCTCGGCGATGCGGCTTTTTACGAAGCGATTGGAGTGCTGGTGATGATCTCAAAATCGGAAGAAGAGTTAATCCTATACGAAAGCCGAGTTAAGGCAGCGCGCGACGAACAGGCACGGCTGCGTCATGCGCAAAACGAGGGACGTGAGTAA
- a CDS encoding M20 metallopeptidase family protein, with amino-acid sequence MLGLALFQAMLRDCRAKFPLIVAAAWFTCGSALGHAQEREDSTTKQPAASSSPGEAWARKNLEDLLTVYQHFHRTPELSFQEKETAATLAKHLREAGLEVTENVGGYGVVGVLKNGAGRTVMVRTDLDALPVKELTGLAYASQVMVKNDTGGEVGVMHACGHDIHITNAIAVARFFAAHKSDWKGTLVVIGQPAEERGSGARKMLADKLFERFPKPDYALALHCDSTLAAGRIGIRGGYILANVDSVDITVRGRGGHGAMPHTTVDPIVQAAELVVALQTIVSREIKPTEPAVITVGSIHGGTKHNIIGDTCHLQLTVRSYTDKVRAQLREGILRKAKGVALAAGAPEPIIEFSDGTPATFNDESLALRITQLFRKQLGEDKIEPGEISMGGEDFSEYGRAGVPILMYRLGAVNEKRLQRFKELGQSPPSLHSPLFYPDADEVLVTAVSTMTAAVQDLFSK; translated from the coding sequence ATGTTAGGCCTCGCGCTTTTTCAAGCCATGCTTCGAGACTGCAGGGCTAAATTTCCGTTGATTGTGGCAGCAGCTTGGTTCACTTGTGGCAGCGCGCTCGGCCACGCTCAAGAGCGAGAAGATTCGACCACGAAGCAACCAGCGGCCAGCAGTAGTCCCGGCGAAGCTTGGGCAAGAAAGAACCTTGAAGATTTGCTGACGGTTTATCAGCATTTTCACCGTACTCCAGAGTTGTCGTTTCAAGAGAAGGAAACGGCTGCTACGCTCGCGAAGCATCTGCGTGAGGCCGGTTTAGAAGTGACCGAAAACGTGGGTGGCTACGGTGTGGTAGGTGTGCTGAAAAATGGTGCTGGTCGCACCGTGATGGTCCGTACCGATCTCGATGCGCTGCCAGTGAAGGAATTGACAGGGTTGGCCTATGCCTCGCAAGTGATGGTGAAGAACGATACCGGCGGCGAGGTTGGCGTGATGCACGCCTGCGGCCACGACATTCACATCACCAACGCGATTGCGGTCGCTCGCTTCTTTGCTGCCCACAAATCCGACTGGAAAGGAACGCTGGTCGTCATAGGCCAACCCGCTGAAGAACGGGGTTCCGGGGCGAGGAAGATGCTCGCAGATAAACTGTTCGAACGCTTTCCCAAGCCCGACTATGCCCTGGCGCTGCATTGCGATTCAACACTGGCTGCGGGAAGGATTGGCATTCGCGGTGGTTATATCCTGGCGAATGTCGATAGCGTCGATATCACGGTACGTGGCCGGGGAGGTCACGGCGCGATGCCTCACACCACCGTCGACCCCATCGTGCAAGCTGCGGAACTAGTAGTCGCGTTACAGACGATTGTCAGCCGCGAAATCAAGCCAACAGAGCCCGCAGTAATTACCGTGGGTTCAATTCACGGCGGGACCAAGCACAACATCATTGGCGATACGTGTCACTTGCAGCTTACCGTCCGCAGTTACACCGATAAAGTTCGAGCCCAACTGCGCGAAGGAATTCTGCGCAAGGCCAAAGGTGTTGCCCTTGCGGCCGGCGCTCCCGAACCGATCATTGAGTTTTCCGACGGCACTCCCGCAACATTCAACGACGAATCACTGGCTTTGCGAATCACTCAATTGTTCCGCAAGCAACTGGGTGAAGACAAGATCGAGCCCGGCGAGATTTCGATGGGTGGCGAAGACTTCAGCGAGTATGGTCGCGCCGGTGTGCCGATCTTGATGTATCGCCTGGGCGCGGTGAATGAGAAACGTCTGCAAAGGTTCAAAGAACTTGGGCAAAGTCCCCCTTCGCTCCACTCGCCGCTATTCTATCCTGATGCTGATGAAGTGCTCGTCACTGCGGTCAGCACCATGACCGCGGCAGTGCAGGATTTGTTTAGTAAATGA
- a CDS encoding DUF2617 family protein: MLSVRPKVAELSFQVFGRALHPELFEVFASKTLERGDYRAQIDITSAGHVITWRYRGLTLTEVACSAQHPLPEKRRLLSYRLKGERNDRVECRGGIVYHMNYQLEPVAPEVFWSFQEQLNSDSQHNGLMHVFDASGRMALGAVSFINAETRSRSLMVQAFHTFPDDYAIVKTQSVFELP; this comes from the coding sequence GTGCTCTCCGTTAGACCAAAAGTTGCCGAATTGTCCTTTCAGGTGTTCGGCCGCGCGCTTCATCCCGAACTGTTTGAAGTGTTTGCTTCGAAGACGCTCGAGCGTGGCGACTATCGCGCACAAATCGATATCACAAGCGCCGGGCACGTCATCACCTGGCGATATCGTGGCTTAACCCTTACCGAAGTTGCCTGCTCCGCCCAACACCCCTTGCCGGAGAAGCGCAGGCTGTTGTCGTACCGCTTAAAGGGCGAACGCAACGACCGCGTCGAATGTCGCGGCGGTATTGTCTATCACATGAACTATCAGCTGGAGCCAGTCGCGCCGGAAGTCTTCTGGTCGTTTCAAGAACAGTTGAATAGCGATAGTCAGCACAACGGCCTGATGCACGTCTTCGACGCCAGTGGTCGGATGGCACTCGGTGCCGTCAGCTTCATCAATGCCGAGACACGTTCGCGCAGCCTGATGGTTCAGGCGTTCCACACGTTCCCGGACGATTACGCCATCGTCAAAACCCAGAGCGTATTCGAACTGCCTTAG
- a CDS encoding CPBP family intramembrane glutamic endopeptidase produces the protein MTSAADAQGKATPTSKVKSAALTPAQPRDSYWELSRRPLTSLLFVAPILLAYELGVLTLGPGALRNAADVWIRQLLGALGFGQYFLLPLLVCGVLLGWHHVRHDPWRMHGRVIGIMWLESLVLGLALLALAQFMGRVFSPAEIVAASQIELRLDAGTIPRSTWSKFIGYLGAGLYEEVLFRLLLLSTLLWLARQAGLNLRGSVIVGLLLTSLAFAAVHYRFELSLFGWSIGPQYGDSFSWFSFLFRVAAGVIFGWLFVLRGFGIVVGAHALYDILVLVTE, from the coding sequence ATGACCAGCGCAGCGGATGCCCAGGGAAAAGCAACGCCGACGTCGAAAGTGAAGTCGGCGGCGCTTACGCCCGCGCAACCGCGCGACAGTTATTGGGAACTTTCGCGCCGGCCGCTAACATCGCTACTGTTCGTTGCGCCCATTCTGCTCGCTTATGAACTGGGTGTCCTTACGCTCGGTCCCGGTGCCCTTCGCAATGCAGCCGACGTCTGGATTCGGCAACTACTCGGGGCGTTGGGTTTTGGGCAATATTTTTTGTTGCCGCTCCTCGTCTGCGGAGTCCTGTTGGGTTGGCATCATGTGCGGCACGATCCCTGGCGTATGCATGGCCGAGTGATCGGGATTATGTGGCTCGAGTCTCTCGTGCTTGGGCTGGCACTGCTAGCCTTGGCTCAGTTCATGGGGCGAGTTTTTTCGCCGGCTGAGATTGTGGCCGCAAGCCAGATCGAATTGCGGTTGGACGCAGGAACGATTCCGCGTTCGACGTGGTCCAAATTCATCGGCTATTTAGGAGCCGGTCTGTACGAGGAAGTTTTGTTCCGCCTGCTCCTACTGTCCACGCTGTTGTGGTTGGCCCGGCAGGCGGGATTGAATCTTCGTGGCAGTGTGATCGTCGGGCTCTTGCTCACGAGTCTCGCGTTTGCAGCTGTGCATTATCGTTTTGAATTGTCGTTGTTCGGCTGGTCGATTGGTCCGCAGTATGGCGACTCGTTCAGCTGGTTCAGTTTCTTGTTTCGCGTCGCGGCAGGGGTGATTTTCGGTTGGTTGTTTGTGCTTCGTGGCTTTGGAATTGTCGTGGGCGCTCACGCGCTGTACGACATTCTGGTGCTGGTTACGGAGTAG
- a CDS encoding polymorphic toxin-type HINT domain-containing protein yields MNGGAWKGFSFSFSLIFVASSLWGAPPEKVTDEAADSALESVREALQREVYGMNADREDLLAKAFSTAPEFGPARWNQGFVKLGSGDWLKVGAKPDQRRQMMLKEYEKRRASAGDSIAGQMQLADWCNKHQMTEQERVHLARICDLSPHHPVAQARLGHMRMGSEWVSIADRRNLQQRDAAAKTAAAKWTPIIAKLGELLSSSDQSKRMYAVEHLKQIEDWQALRTLQAIVGQQGESQEMLVLEITAKINRPEAVVEITRHAVFSPSLRVRQAAVEKLKACRRDHYAPMLISSMYTPVVSRVALTALPNGRLAYRHEFLREGAENQELLVLETQYQRIARLGGDREETASRAIADAQVQAAALETAAQRQRALTTALNDRIGWVLSETMGVKLPALPDEWWAWWSNENEVFVAGSKYVNTIAHTREVQLVDASTGLTSNLGPGVIPDGQVRGPRHEWLVAGTLVWTEQGTLAIEKVLPGDCVLARDVDTGELTYKPVLRATVRPKAQLLRLDVGNESFETSAGHLFWVSGEGWLKARDLRSGMLLHTADGPIHVKQLREGTVDVTYNLVVADFNTYFVGKQKILSHDNTIRRVTDAIVPGLQPE; encoded by the coding sequence ATGAACGGCGGGGCTTGGAAGGGGTTTTCGTTTAGTTTTAGTTTGATCTTCGTTGCGAGTTCCCTCTGGGGAGCACCGCCGGAGAAAGTTACCGATGAGGCTGCTGACTCGGCGCTTGAGTCGGTTCGCGAGGCGCTGCAGCGCGAAGTCTATGGCATGAACGCGGACCGTGAAGACTTGCTCGCGAAGGCATTCTCCACCGCACCCGAGTTTGGTCCGGCTCGGTGGAATCAAGGCTTTGTCAAACTCGGCTCAGGCGATTGGCTGAAGGTTGGTGCGAAGCCCGACCAGCGCCGGCAGATGATGCTCAAGGAATACGAAAAACGTCGCGCGTCGGCCGGGGATTCGATTGCCGGACAAATGCAGTTGGCCGATTGGTGCAACAAGCATCAAATGACTGAACAGGAGCGAGTGCATCTAGCGCGGATCTGCGATCTGTCTCCCCACCATCCCGTGGCGCAGGCTCGCTTGGGACATATGCGCATGGGGAGCGAATGGGTTTCAATCGCCGATCGACGTAACTTGCAGCAACGCGATGCTGCAGCTAAAACAGCCGCGGCCAAGTGGACGCCGATCATTGCGAAACTCGGGGAATTGCTGAGCTCGAGCGACCAATCCAAACGAATGTACGCTGTCGAACACCTGAAGCAAATTGAAGACTGGCAAGCGCTCCGCACGCTGCAAGCGATTGTCGGCCAGCAAGGCGAGTCGCAGGAAATGCTCGTGCTCGAGATCACGGCAAAGATTAACAGGCCGGAGGCGGTTGTAGAGATTACTCGGCATGCGGTGTTTTCCCCTTCGCTGCGAGTACGGCAGGCAGCAGTCGAAAAGTTGAAAGCCTGCAGACGAGATCACTACGCTCCGATGTTGATTTCATCAATGTACACGCCCGTGGTTTCTCGCGTTGCATTGACGGCACTCCCCAACGGCCGATTGGCCTATCGCCACGAGTTCTTGCGCGAGGGAGCCGAGAATCAAGAACTGCTGGTGCTGGAAACCCAATACCAACGGATTGCTCGCCTGGGCGGTGACCGCGAAGAGACTGCTAGTCGTGCCATTGCCGATGCGCAAGTTCAGGCCGCCGCACTCGAAACAGCAGCACAGCGACAGCGGGCACTCACAACAGCGCTCAACGATCGCATCGGTTGGGTACTTTCGGAGACCATGGGTGTCAAACTCCCAGCTTTGCCCGACGAATGGTGGGCTTGGTGGAGTAACGAAAATGAGGTGTTCGTAGCCGGCAGCAAATACGTGAATACCATCGCTCACACACGAGAGGTTCAATTAGTCGATGCGTCCACTGGTTTGACTTCCAACCTCGGCCCAGGGGTAATACCTGATGGGCAAGTTCGGGGACCGCGGCACGAGTGGCTCGTTGCTGGAACGCTAGTGTGGACCGAACAAGGGACGCTGGCTATCGAAAAAGTTCTTCCTGGCGATTGCGTGCTGGCGCGCGATGTCGACACTGGGGAATTGACCTATAAGCCTGTACTTCGCGCCACAGTTCGACCGAAAGCTCAATTGCTGCGCCTGGATGTCGGCAATGAATCCTTCGAGACCAGTGCCGGTCACTTGTTTTGGGTCTCGGGCGAAGGCTGGCTAAAGGCACGCGATTTGCGCAGTGGCATGCTGCTGCATACTGCGGATGGACCAATCCACGTGAAGCAACTTCGCGAGGGAACTGTCGACGTGACATACAACTTGGTCGTGGCCGACTTCAATACATATTTTGTCGGCAAGCAGAAAATCCTTTCTCACGACAATACGATCCGGCGCGTTACGGATGCCATCGTACCGGGTTTACAACCCGAATAG
- a CDS encoding polymorphic toxin-type HINT domain-containing protein, which translates to MSAHAWRSAFGLRFVPSFVAAWVFIAAGSAKAVDTGGAAAEKSAENAVREALQREVYGLDGDRQTLLSKATSTAPDFAPARWHQGYVKSPTGEWTKAGDKLDARRQALLAQYEKRRGEAGSTVADQLELADWCNKHLLKEQERVHLLRVCELSPDHPSARQRLGFTRSGREWISREDRLKQEQRDEAVRVATAKWTPVITRYAGQLSSADQGKRKYAVDQLKQIHDPGALPTLQAIVGAKGETYELLVVEITAQMTDPAATAALARHAVFSPSLRVRQAAAEKLKTAEPDRFIPLLVSSMYTPVVSQVAMVSLPSGRIGYRHEFLREGAEKQERLILDTEYRRQNTGGSGRDAAAVAMIEASATAQALERAAERQNQTTRALNDRIAWVLTQATGAKLPAVPDEWWAWWNNENEVFFVGSKPVDTIQLSRNVTVADPDPDPVPGGGAQDCLLAGTPVWTEQGKVAIEQMRAGDLVLSRDVESGELTYKPVIRTTVRPEGQLVRIEVGNETFETSGGHLFWVSGEGWLRARKLRPGMVLHTADGPARVTSVAPGQTAVTYNLVVADFNTYFVGEQKILSHDNTVRRVTRAIVPGLQAD; encoded by the coding sequence ATGAGCGCTCACGCGTGGCGGTCGGCTTTTGGTTTGAGATTTGTTCCCTCTTTTGTCGCTGCGTGGGTCTTCATCGCAGCTGGTTCCGCGAAGGCTGTCGATACGGGCGGCGCTGCCGCGGAAAAGTCCGCCGAAAATGCCGTGCGCGAAGCACTGCAACGCGAGGTCTATGGCCTCGATGGCGATCGGCAAACGTTGCTCTCCAAGGCGACTTCAACTGCCCCGGACTTTGCTCCCGCCCGGTGGCACCAAGGGTATGTCAAATCGCCCACTGGCGAATGGACCAAGGCAGGCGACAAGCTCGACGCCCGTCGTCAGGCGCTACTCGCTCAATATGAAAAGCGTCGCGGCGAAGCAGGCAGTACGGTGGCAGATCAACTGGAACTGGCCGATTGGTGCAACAAGCACCTGCTGAAAGAACAAGAACGGGTTCACTTGCTCCGCGTCTGCGAGTTGTCTCCCGATCATCCTAGTGCGCGACAACGTCTTGGCTTCACCCGCAGCGGGCGGGAGTGGATCAGCCGCGAAGATCGCTTGAAGCAGGAACAGCGCGACGAGGCCGTCCGCGTGGCCACTGCCAAGTGGACTCCCGTCATCACCAGGTATGCCGGGCAGTTGTCATCGGCCGATCAAGGCAAGCGCAAGTACGCGGTCGATCAGCTAAAGCAGATTCACGATCCTGGTGCTCTTCCCACGCTGCAAGCGATTGTCGGCGCGAAGGGTGAAACCTATGAACTGCTGGTGGTTGAAATCACCGCGCAGATGACCGATCCCGCGGCAACGGCAGCGCTCGCGCGACATGCCGTGTTTTCGCCGTCGTTGCGAGTTCGCCAGGCTGCCGCCGAGAAACTGAAAACCGCCGAGCCCGATCGCTTCATTCCGCTGCTGGTGTCGTCGATGTACACGCCAGTTGTTTCGCAGGTCGCCATGGTTTCTCTCCCGAGTGGGCGAATTGGCTATCGCCATGAATTTCTTCGCGAAGGCGCAGAGAAGCAAGAACGTCTGATCCTCGATACTGAGTATCGTCGCCAGAACACGGGCGGTTCGGGCCGCGATGCTGCTGCGGTGGCAATGATCGAAGCCTCGGCCACCGCGCAAGCCTTAGAGCGCGCAGCAGAACGTCAGAACCAAACGACTCGCGCGCTGAACGACAGAATTGCGTGGGTATTGACCCAGGCGACGGGTGCCAAGTTGCCTGCCGTTCCGGACGAATGGTGGGCCTGGTGGAATAACGAGAACGAAGTTTTCTTCGTCGGTTCGAAGCCCGTCGATACGATTCAACTCTCGCGCAATGTCACGGTGGCCGATCCCGATCCAGACCCGGTCCCCGGCGGAGGCGCGCAAGATTGTTTGCTCGCCGGTACTCCAGTTTGGACCGAGCAAGGAAAGGTTGCTATCGAGCAGATGCGGGCAGGCGATTTGGTCCTCTCGCGCGATGTGGAATCGGGCGAGTTGACCTACAAGCCGGTCATCCGCACCACCGTTCGTCCAGAAGGCCAACTCGTTCGCATTGAAGTCGGTAACGAAACGTTCGAGACCAGCGGCGGACATCTCTTCTGGGTCTCGGGCGAAGGTTGGCTGCGGGCTCGCAAGTTGCGCCCCGGCATGGTGCTGCACACAGCCGATGGCCCGGCCCGCGTAACCAGCGTTGCTCCCGGTCAGACTGCCGTCACTTACAATCTCGTCGTGGCCGATTTCAATACTTACTTCGTGGGCGAGCAGAAGATCCTGTCGCACGACAATACGGTACGGCGGGTAACTCGCGCCATCGTTCCCGGTCTGCAAGCGGATTAA
- a CDS encoding WD40 repeat domain-containing protein, producing the protein MAETLELWRIQKNGLELLKHLSLAAKPTDSKLTKVRLAGAIAVAAASGRMTFWNMNTSQLIASLDVASYSAAWAISPGGKYVSLAVDKSIFVLNPATGDILTTISIPAADPSYPHFSGLCFSEDGARLALTGSRDLWIFTLTDGKCAKHIGGMDFPGAEQGLQFGSRNTVVFQNRLVFDYDREFMLCRLTHPNSFASSRGRQYAMNRKSTEIIASAVPDEKMFEFAKSAERDMFLRVRPGSFVGFSVEGAVSETETRAIKQNLKKLCEKKGWIPVLEGNQTHYTLAVNISPGNPVEVAYELDRGRIFPSIERVTVTPLNAEITLCLTGTTDPLWKSSKYFSAPSNIQIGLVDNVLDKATPKVTPA; encoded by the coding sequence TTGGCCGAAACGCTCGAGCTTTGGCGCATTCAGAAAAACGGATTGGAACTTTTGAAGCACCTCAGTCTGGCGGCCAAACCAACCGATTCCAAGCTCACAAAAGTACGACTCGCGGGAGCGATCGCCGTGGCCGCCGCCAGCGGTCGAATGACCTTCTGGAACATGAACACGTCCCAGCTCATCGCGTCGCTGGATGTAGCATCGTACTCTGCTGCCTGGGCAATTAGCCCAGGGGGTAAGTATGTATCGCTTGCAGTAGACAAATCCATTTTTGTACTCAATCCGGCAACGGGCGATATTCTGACGACGATTTCGATCCCCGCGGCAGATCCGTCCTATCCACATTTCAGTGGACTTTGCTTTAGTGAAGATGGAGCCAGGCTCGCGCTCACTGGCTCTAGAGACTTGTGGATCTTCACTCTCACCGATGGTAAGTGCGCTAAGCACATTGGCGGAATGGATTTCCCGGGGGCAGAACAAGGGCTCCAGTTTGGCTCCAGGAACACGGTTGTCTTCCAGAATCGACTGGTGTTCGACTACGATCGCGAGTTCATGCTTTGCCGGCTAACTCACCCCAATTCCTTTGCGTCCTCCCGTGGGCGGCAATATGCGATGAATCGTAAAAGTACCGAGATCATCGCTTCCGCCGTGCCGGACGAAAAGATGTTTGAATTTGCCAAGTCGGCGGAACGCGACATGTTCTTGCGGGTCAGGCCGGGCAGTTTTGTCGGTTTTTCGGTTGAAGGGGCGGTATCAGAAACCGAAACCCGGGCGATCAAGCAAAACTTGAAGAAGCTATGCGAGAAGAAAGGGTGGATACCAGTCCTGGAAGGAAACCAGACGCACTACACGTTGGCGGTCAACATCAGTCCCGGCAATCCGGTAGAAGTTGCCTACGAACTTGATCGAGGCCGTATCTTTCCGTCGATTGAAAGAGTCACGGTCACTCCCTTGAATGCCGAGATAACCCTCTGTTTGACGGGCACGACTGACCCCCTGTGGAAGTCCAGTAAATATTTTAGCGCACCTTCGAATATCCAAATTGGCCTTGTCGATAATGTGCTCGACAAAGCCACCCCCAAGGTCACCCCAGCATAG
- a CDS encoding SHD1 domain-containing protein, which yields MSNRSIISLSFVLLLISCSTLFGQNKSTGGRPDLRPGDLLQVYDEGRMKDAEFVEFTPVGLIKVRFEDDSRKAFRRNFVRWHPNAVSRENKPVAEPPAAAPVAVGGKRTWTDSTGKFKVEAAFLSLADGQVQLKKNDGKVIALPFDRLSTDDQNLAVAFSKAATKEETRAANAPANNPFEEYLIDGNKTNPVAVDVPSAPKPSTSAPPSQSPVPSTSPSTASTVPPMPEPVPEIPDEEAVLTIPEKLASAVHVNASAAKKIRLTPTTFVALSPDPIRTAPALQASSYPLLKRGKGTSRIPLPSERC from the coding sequence ATGTCCAACCGCTCGATCATCTCGCTCAGCTTTGTCCTGCTTTTGATCTCTTGCTCAACTCTATTTGGGCAAAACAAATCCACGGGTGGACGTCCCGATCTGCGGCCGGGCGATCTGTTGCAGGTCTATGACGAAGGCAGAATGAAAGACGCGGAGTTCGTCGAGTTCACGCCGGTCGGCTTGATCAAAGTCCGTTTTGAAGATGACAGCCGTAAGGCATTCCGGCGTAATTTTGTGCGCTGGCATCCCAACGCCGTCTCTCGCGAGAATAAGCCCGTCGCTGAACCGCCGGCTGCTGCGCCCGTTGCCGTCGGCGGCAAGCGAACCTGGACCGACTCCACCGGCAAATTTAAAGTCGAAGCTGCTTTTCTCAGCCTCGCTGATGGCCAGGTTCAATTGAAAAAAAACGACGGGAAAGTCATCGCTCTCCCTTTCGACAGGCTTTCGACGGATGACCAAAATCTGGCTGTCGCCTTCTCAAAGGCGGCAACGAAGGAAGAAACGCGAGCCGCAAACGCACCCGCTAACAATCCTTTTGAAGAGTACTTAATAGATGGGAACAAAACGAATCCAGTCGCCGTTGACGTCCCATCTGCACCAAAACCGTCGACTTCAGCGCCACCCTCACAATCTCCTGTTCCTTCTACTTCTCCATCGACTGCGTCTACAGTCCCGCCGATGCCTGAGCCTGTTCCAGAAATTCCAGACGAAGAAGCTGTTTTGACGATCCCAGAGAAATTGGCTTCCGCAGTCCATGTCAACGCTTCTGCCGCAAAAAAGATTCGATTAACGCCCACGACCTTTGTTGCATTATCGCCCGATCCGATCAGGACTGCCCCCGCCCTGCAAGCGAGCTCCTATCCATTGCTGAAACGCGGCAAGGGTACATCTCGCATTCCCCTTCCATCGGAACGATGTTGA
- a CDS encoding S1C family serine protease, with product MYRHWIVAVVAMLFGAAAATAWQHPALRSLATAQEGIPGLPPPPGGRFAPAGQPRVPTLTPPVLGQPSGQPLNQPLGNPPRVIVADDPLADLTPEERVNIAVYEKCNRNVVHITTKSARAELIFLEVPTEGTGSGSILDKQGHILTNNHVIEGATEIKVTLYDGETYPAKLIGSDVPNDIAVLKITAPPDSLIPVDFGDSSKLKVGQLIFAIGNPFGLERTMTTGIISSLNRSLPSKSGRTMKSIIQIDAALNRGNSGGPLLDSRGRLIGMNTAIASSTGENTGVGFAIPADTLGRVVTQLITSGKVTRPDTGITRVYQTDKGLVIATLATGGPAERAGLRGFRIVREQKRRGPFTYEERSIDRTSADMIVAVDGEKVVTADEFLGLIERHLPGEQAILTVVRSDRRIDVPIILSAGE from the coding sequence ATGTACCGTCACTGGATTGTCGCTGTTGTCGCTATGCTTTTCGGAGCTGCCGCTGCTACCGCCTGGCAACATCCGGCTCTCCGTTCGCTCGCTACCGCTCAAGAAGGCATTCCCGGTTTGCCGCCACCACCCGGCGGTCGGTTTGCTCCCGCTGGACAGCCGCGCGTGCCGACACTGACTCCTCCGGTTCTTGGTCAACCCAGTGGTCAGCCGTTGAATCAACCGCTCGGCAATCCGCCGCGCGTCATTGTCGCCGATGATCCGCTCGCGGACCTGACTCCCGAAGAACGCGTGAATATCGCCGTCTACGAAAAGTGCAATCGCAACGTCGTCCATATCACCACCAAAAGCGCTCGGGCCGAATTGATCTTCCTCGAAGTCCCAACTGAAGGGACGGGCAGCGGTTCGATTCTCGACAAGCAAGGACACATCCTCACCAACAATCACGTCATCGAAGGGGCGACCGAAATCAAGGTCACGCTCTACGATGGCGAAACGTACCCGGCAAAACTCATCGGCAGCGATGTCCCGAACGATATCGCCGTCCTGAAGATCACCGCCCCGCCCGATTCGCTAATTCCCGTCGACTTCGGCGACTCATCCAAATTGAAAGTCGGCCAGTTGATCTTTGCCATCGGTAATCCGTTTGGGCTCGAACGAACGATGACCACCGGCATCATCTCCAGCTTGAATCGCTCGTTGCCGTCGAAGAGTGGACGGACGATGAAATCGATCATTCAGATCGATGCCGCGCTCAATCGCGGCAACTCCGGCGGCCCGCTGCTCGATAGCCGCGGCCGCCTGATCGGCATGAACACCGCCATTGCCAGCAGCACGGGCGAAAACACTGGCGTCGGTTTCGCGATTCCCGCCGACACGCTCGGCCGCGTCGTCACGCAACTAATTACCAGCGGCAAAGTGACCCGCCCTGATACCGGCATTACTCGCGTCTACCAAACTGACAAAGGCCTCGTCATTGCCACTCTTGCTACCGGTGGCCCTGCTGAACGCGCTGGCCTGCGTGGCTTTCGGATTGTTCGCGAGCAAAAGCGCCGCGGTCCCTTCACTTACGAAGAGCGCTCCATCGATCGGACCAGTGCCGACATGATCGTCGCTGTCGACGGCGAAAAAGTCGTTACTGCCGACGAGTTTCTCGGCTTGATCGAACGCCACCTGCCTGGCGAGCAAGCGATCCTCACCGTCGTTCGTAGCGATCGCAGAATCGACGTCCCGATTATCCTCAGCGCCGGCGAGTAG